Proteins encoded in a region of the Sphingopyxis sp. OAS728 genome:
- the cysE gene encoding serine O-acetyltransferase, producing the protein MFNGLVAYLDSIKARDPAPRSRWEILLYPGLVAVGLHRVAHWLFEARLFFLARFVNHLSRFLTAVDIHPGATIGRHLFIDHGFGVVIGETAEIGDNVSIYQGVTLGGTDPANGIGGKRHPTLANDVIVGSGAQILGPVTVNARARVGANAVVTKDVPEGAVMVGIPARSTLLDATEYAREFVPYGTPCSETFDPATQKIELLQCQLDMMQKQLKALLDEREVAEDQAPRRKGSRTGA; encoded by the coding sequence ATGTTCAACGGGCTGGTCGCCTATCTCGATTCGATCAAGGCGCGCGACCCTGCGCCGCGGTCGCGCTGGGAAATTCTACTCTATCCGGGTTTGGTTGCGGTGGGTTTGCACCGTGTCGCGCATTGGCTGTTCGAGGCGCGGCTGTTCTTCCTCGCGCGCTTCGTCAATCATTTGTCGCGCTTCCTGACCGCGGTCGATATCCATCCGGGTGCGACGATCGGACGCCACCTGTTCATCGACCATGGTTTCGGCGTCGTGATCGGCGAGACCGCCGAGATCGGCGACAATGTTTCCATCTATCAGGGCGTGACGCTCGGCGGCACCGACCCGGCGAACGGCATTGGCGGCAAGCGCCATCCGACCCTCGCCAATGACGTTATCGTCGGATCGGGCGCCCAGATCCTCGGTCCCGTCACCGTCAACGCGCGCGCGCGCGTCGGTGCGAACGCCGTGGTGACCAAGGATGTGCCCGAGGGCGCGGTGATGGTCGGCATCCCGGCGCGCTCGACCTTGCTCGATGCAACCGAATATGCGCGCGAGTTCGTGCCCTATGGCACGCCGTGCAGCGAAACCTTCGACCCCGCGACGCAGAAGATCGAGCTGCTGCAATGCCAGCTCGATATGATGCAAAAACAGCTGAAGGCCTTGCTCGACGAACGCGAAGTCGCTGAGGACCAGGCGCCGCGGCGCAAAGGGAGCCGGACCGGGGCCTGA
- a CDS encoding DUF2794 domain-containing protein, with product MGTVTPLPFGNNRAVPQQTGFERPELMRILDLYGRMVAAGHWRDYAMDFHRDAAIFSAFRRAAERPEYRIEKRPALRSRQGMWALVSEAGAILKRGDELSNVLAPVERKLMKLVGD from the coding sequence ATGGGAACGGTGACGCCCTTGCCGTTCGGAAATAACCGGGCGGTCCCGCAGCAGACCGGTTTCGAGCGTCCCGAGCTCATGCGTATCCTTGATCTCTACGGCCGGATGGTCGCCGCCGGGCACTGGCGCGACTATGCGATGGATTTCCACCGCGACGCGGCGATCTTCTCGGCCTTTCGCCGCGCTGCCGAGCGCCCCGAATATCGCATAGAAAAGCGCCCCGCCTTGCGGAGCCGGCAGGGCATGTGGGCCCTTGTCTCCGAAGCCGGGGCGATCCTGAAACGCGGGGACGAGCTTTCCAATGTGCTCGCCCCCGTCGAACGCAAGCTTATGAAGCTGGTTGGAGACTGA
- a CDS encoding DUF4328 domain-containing protein, which yields MAEMNLGDGIELLQRRAKIVKTLLIVGFAVTVALLAGEIGEINGDIILANPDPTPMEQLYLAVLLVNTLVSLVTIVFFAMWIYRAAANVVAAGIAGFDFTPGWAVGWYFVPFANLVQPFRAMRQIWNASHAGGSDIDRGDPILTLWWTVWLASNISANISIQMSFRATSTEMVSTSLYLGAISSVLSLVLFVVGMRLVERVTEAQRDRLSPAHIFA from the coding sequence ATGGCGGAAATGAACCTGGGCGACGGTATCGAGCTGCTTCAGCGGCGGGCGAAGATCGTCAAAACCTTGCTGATCGTCGGATTTGCCGTGACGGTCGCGCTGCTCGCGGGCGAGATCGGCGAAATCAACGGCGACATCATCCTCGCCAATCCCGATCCCACACCGATGGAACAGCTCTATCTTGCCGTGCTGCTGGTCAACACGCTCGTATCGTTGGTCACGATCGTCTTCTTCGCGATGTGGATATATCGCGCCGCCGCCAATGTTGTCGCGGCCGGCATCGCGGGTTTCGACTTCACCCCCGGCTGGGCCGTCGGCTGGTATTTCGTGCCCTTCGCCAATCTCGTCCAACCTTTCCGCGCGATGCGGCAAATCTGGAACGCGAGCCACGCGGGCGGCAGCGACATAGATCGCGGCGACCCGATCCTGACCCTGTGGTGGACGGTCTGGCTCGCCTCCAACATCAGCGCCAATATTTCGATCCAGATGAGCTTTCGCGCGACCAGCACCGAAATGGTCAGCACCTCACTCTATCTGGGCGCCATTTCGTCGGTGCTCAGCCTCGTCCTGTTCGTCGTCGGCATGCGCCTTGTCGAGCGCGTCACCGAGGCGCAGCGCGACCGGCTGTCGCCCGCGCATATTTTTGCCTGA